One region of Deltaproteobacteria bacterium GWA2_45_12 genomic DNA includes:
- a CDS encoding methylmalonyl-CoA carboxyltransferase, translating into MKDKIEILKEKEALALVGGGEDRIAKQHKEGKKTARERVELLLDPNTFVETDRFMTHRCSDFGMEENKILGDGVVTGYGKIDGRLVYVFAQDFTVYGGSLGEAFAKKICKVMDLAAKTGAPVIGLNDSGGARIQEGVMSLAGYADIFLRNVLQSGVIPQISLIMGPCAGGAVYSPAMTDFILMVKNTSHMFITGPDVIKTVTHENITKEDLGGAMTHASKSGVAHYAAESEEACIQFARELFSYIPSNNRENTPFVPTNDPADRISEKLNALIPDNPNKPYDMKLLIKEVVDDGQFLEIHEHYAKNMVVGFARLGGRSVGILANQPAHLAGCLDIDASIKGARFVRFCDAFNIPLVTFVDVPGFLPGSDQEYGGIILHGAKLLYAFCEATVPKVTVITRKAYGGAYDVMSSKHIRGDINFSYPGAEIAVMGPDGAVNIIFRKQLMGANADDEKSKLVQEYREKFASPYKAAELGYIDEVILPSLTRKKVIESLEMLQNKVDTNPQKKHGNIPL; encoded by the coding sequence GTGAAAGACAAAATCGAAATTCTCAAAGAAAAAGAAGCCTTGGCCTTGGTCGGTGGGGGCGAAGACCGTATTGCCAAACAGCACAAGGAAGGCAAAAAAACGGCTCGTGAGCGTGTTGAATTGCTTCTTGATCCGAATACTTTTGTTGAAACCGACCGTTTCATGACTCATCGGTGTTCTGACTTTGGTATGGAAGAAAATAAAATATTGGGCGATGGTGTTGTTACCGGTTACGGCAAAATCGATGGACGGTTGGTTTATGTCTTTGCCCAGGATTTTACAGTGTATGGTGGTTCGTTGGGTGAGGCTTTTGCCAAGAAAATCTGCAAGGTAATGGATTTGGCGGCCAAAACGGGGGCTCCCGTCATTGGTTTGAATGATTCCGGAGGGGCTCGTATTCAGGAAGGTGTGATGAGTTTGGCGGGATATGCCGACATCTTTTTACGCAATGTTTTGCAGAGTGGCGTTATCCCCCAAATTTCGCTGATCATGGGCCCATGTGCAGGCGGAGCGGTTTATTCCCCGGCCATGACTGATTTCATTTTAATGGTCAAAAATACCTCGCACATGTTTATTACCGGACCCGATGTCATAAAAACAGTAACACACGAAAATATAACTAAAGAAGATCTTGGCGGTGCCATGACCCACGCAAGCAAAAGTGGGGTGGCTCACTATGCGGCCGAATCGGAAGAAGCCTGTATTCAATTTGCACGTGAACTTTTTAGCTACATCCCTTCCAATAACAGGGAAAACACTCCCTTTGTGCCCACAAACGATCCGGCCGATCGCATTTCTGAAAAATTGAATGCGCTTATTCCCGACAATCCAAACAAACCTTACGACATGAAGCTTCTTATTAAAGAAGTAGTTGATGACGGGCAGTTTTTGGAAATCCATGAACACTATGCCAAAAACATGGTGGTGGGTTTTGCCCGTCTTGGGGGACGCTCCGTTGGTATACTCGCCAACCAGCCCGCTCATTTGGCAGGCTGTTTGGATATTGATGCTTCTATTAAGGGTGCGCGCTTTGTCCGTTTTTGTGATGCCTTTAATATTCCGTTGGTCACTTTTGTGGATGTTCCCGGTTTCTTGCCCGGCAGTGACCAGGAATATGGCGGCATTATTCTGCACGGGGCCAAATTGCTTTATGCTTTTTGTGAGGCCACGGTTCCCAAGGTCACCGTTATTACCCGGAAGGCTTATGGCGGAGCCTACGACGTGATGAGCTCCAAGCATATTCGCGGGGATATTAATTTTTCTTATCCCGGTGCTGAAATTGCGGTGATGGGGCCTGATGGCGCTGTGAATATTATTTTCCGCAAGCAATTAATGGGGGCCAATGCAGATGATGAGAAGAGTAAACTTGTCCAAGAATATCGTGAAAAATTTGCGAGCCCCTATAAAGCCGCTGAACTGGGCTATATTGACGAAGTGATTTTGCCATCGCTGACACGTAAAAAAGTGATTGAGTCTTTGGAAATGTTGCAAAACAAGGTGGATACAAATCCGCAAAAGAAACACGGAAATATACCGCTTTAA
- a CDS encoding tRNA (uridine(34)/cytosine(34)/5-carboxymethylaminomethyluridine(34)-2'-O)-methyltransferase TrmL, giving the protein MSPLHIVLVEPQIPPNAGNVARLCAAMKLTLHLVGPLGFSTEDRYLKRAGLDYWPYVDWHVYSSWAEFLKSHGEGRHYYLTTKSKKSYTDVLYQKGDYLIFGSETKGLSEDIRKGGGENTITIPMKESGVRSLNLSSAVAMVAGEALRQITL; this is encoded by the coding sequence ATGAGCCCCTTGCATATTGTTCTTGTAGAACCCCAAATTCCCCCCAATGCCGGAAATGTAGCCAGGCTTTGTGCCGCCATGAAGCTGACCCTGCATTTGGTGGGGCCGCTCGGCTTTTCAACAGAAGACCGTTATTTAAAAAGGGCGGGGCTTGACTATTGGCCCTATGTGGATTGGCATGTCTACTCCTCTTGGGCCGAATTTTTAAAGAGTCACGGAGAAGGGCGGCATTATTATCTTACGACAAAATCAAAAAAGTCCTACACGGATGTCCTGTATCAAAAAGGGGATTACTTAATTTTTGGAAGTGAAACAAAAGGTTTATCCGAAGATATACGAAAAGGCGGTGGCGAAAACACCATCACCATTCCCATGAAAGAGTCCGGTGTACGAAGCTTGAATCTTTCTTCAGCAGTAGCCATGGTTGCAGGCGAAGCGTTGAGGCAGATAACTTTGTAG